The following are encoded in a window of Lichenicola cladoniae genomic DNA:
- a CDS encoding FdhF/YdeP family oxidoreductase, protein MSGSSRFKPNSSPAGGWGALNATARILREQSVIAQSTTTLLKMNKPGGFKCSSCAWPNPTPGHVKTFEFCENGAKALAFETTRKRVTREFFAAHTVSELRGWSDYDLEQQGRLPEPMRYDATTDHYVPCSWDEAFADIASELQALDSPDEAEFYTSGRTSNEAAFLYSVFVRQFGTNNFPDCSNMCHEPTSRGLPKSIGIGKGTITIDDFAKAEAIFIIGQNPGTNSPRMMTNLVEARHRGVPIVVINPMPERALMKFTEPQNAVEMATGGSTKIASEFVHVRIGGDIAVLKGILRALLEADDASRAAGTGALIDDEFIATHTHGFEAAAAAARATGWDEIEAVSGIDQAQLARVAHIYAQSKATIICYGMGITQHQRGSNAVQQIANLLLAKGNIGKPGAGIAPVRGHSNVQGDRTVGIDEKPTQIYLDQLEQVFGFRPPQEHGHDTVEAVEAMVAGHSKVFIAIGGNFIHAIPDTPIAYEAMSRLKLSVAVSTKLNRGHVVHGHKAYILPCIARAELDIQNGVKQRITIEDATSMVGASSGILEPASPDLISEIAIVCRMARATLPDSAIPWEDYEGNYDLIRDKIAAVYPKLYARMNERLDEPQFHLRNSAREREWNTPSGRANFLVFDGIAMDKPVDVEGMLRLATIRSHEQFNTTIYSNNDRYRGVYNDRMVVFMNEDDMKARGITVEGPVEMETVSLDGARRWLGGLKALPYPIPRGSVAAYYPETNGLLPLYHHDELSKTPAAKSIPVLVRPSTPGAAGSAIQGM, encoded by the coding sequence ATGTCCGGTTCGTCACGCTTCAAGCCAAACTCCAGTCCGGCCGGCGGCTGGGGAGCCCTGAATGCCACGGCGCGGATCCTGCGCGAGCAAAGCGTGATCGCCCAGTCCACGACGACCTTGCTCAAGATGAACAAGCCCGGCGGGTTCAAATGCTCGTCCTGCGCTTGGCCGAACCCGACGCCCGGCCACGTCAAAACCTTCGAATTCTGCGAGAACGGCGCCAAGGCGCTGGCCTTCGAGACCACGCGCAAGCGGGTGACACGCGAGTTTTTTGCTGCCCACACGGTCAGTGAACTGCGCGGCTGGTCGGACTACGACCTGGAACAGCAAGGCCGCCTGCCCGAGCCGATGCGCTACGATGCGACGACCGACCACTACGTGCCGTGCTCCTGGGACGAGGCGTTCGCCGACATCGCGTCCGAGCTGCAGGCGCTGGACAGCCCGGACGAGGCGGAGTTCTACACATCCGGACGCACCTCGAACGAGGCGGCGTTCCTGTATTCGGTGTTCGTGCGCCAGTTCGGCACCAACAACTTCCCCGACTGCTCGAACATGTGCCACGAGCCGACCAGCCGGGGCCTGCCGAAATCGATCGGCATCGGCAAGGGCACCATCACCATCGACGACTTCGCCAAGGCGGAGGCGATCTTCATCATCGGCCAGAACCCGGGCACCAACAGCCCGCGTATGATGACCAACCTGGTCGAGGCGCGGCATCGTGGCGTGCCGATCGTGGTGATCAACCCGATGCCCGAGCGGGCGCTGATGAAGTTCACCGAGCCACAAAATGCCGTCGAGATGGCGACCGGCGGCTCGACCAAGATCGCCAGCGAGTTCGTACATGTGCGGATCGGCGGCGACATCGCGGTGCTGAAGGGCATCCTGCGCGCCTTGCTGGAAGCCGACGACGCCTCGCGCGCGGCCGGAACCGGCGCGCTGATTGACGACGAATTCATCGCCACCCACACGCACGGTTTCGAAGCGGCGGCAGCGGCGGCGCGCGCGACCGGCTGGGACGAGATCGAGGCGGTCAGCGGCATCGACCAGGCGCAGCTCGCCCGTGTCGCACATATCTATGCGCAGTCGAAGGCCACCATCATCTGCTACGGCATGGGAATCACCCAGCATCAGCGCGGTTCGAACGCGGTGCAGCAGATCGCCAACCTGTTGTTGGCCAAAGGCAATATCGGCAAGCCGGGTGCGGGCATCGCGCCGGTGCGCGGCCATTCAAACGTGCAGGGCGACCGTACCGTCGGCATCGACGAGAAGCCGACCCAGATCTACCTGGACCAGCTCGAGCAGGTGTTCGGCTTCCGGCCGCCACAGGAGCATGGGCACGATACCGTCGAGGCGGTCGAGGCGATGGTCGCGGGACACTCCAAGGTGTTCATCGCGATCGGCGGCAACTTCATCCATGCGATCCCCGACACGCCGATCGCCTACGAGGCCATGAGCCGGCTGAAGCTGAGTGTCGCCGTCAGCACCAAGCTAAACCGCGGACATGTGGTGCATGGGCACAAGGCGTATATCCTGCCGTGCATCGCGCGGGCCGAGCTCGACATCCAGAACGGGGTGAAGCAGCGAATCACCATCGAGGACGCGACGTCGATGGTCGGCGCGTCGTCGGGAATACTGGAACCGGCGTCTCCGGACCTGATTTCCGAGATTGCCATCGTCTGCAGGATGGCGCGGGCGACCCTGCCGGACTCCGCTATTCCGTGGGAAGACTACGAGGGCAATTACGACCTGATCCGTGACAAGATCGCTGCGGTCTATCCGAAGCTCTATGCGCGCATGAACGAGCGTCTGGACGAGCCGCAGTTCCACCTGCGCAATTCCGCCCGCGAGCGCGAGTGGAATACGCCGAGCGGCCGCGCCAACTTCCTGGTGTTCGACGGGATCGCGATGGACAAGCCGGTCGACGTCGAAGGCATGCTGCGGCTGGCGACGATCCGCAGCCACGAGCAGTTCAACACCACCATCTACAGCAACAATGACCGTTACCGCGGCGTCTATAACGACCGCATGGTCGTGTTCATGAACGAGGACGACATGAAGGCCCGCGGCATTACCGTCGAGGGTCCGGTCGAAATGGAGACGGTGTCGCTCGACGGAGCGAGGCGCTGGCTCGGCGGGCTCAAGGCACTGCCCTATCCGATCCCGCGTGGCTCGGTCGCCGCCTACTACCCCGAAACCAATGGGCTGCTGCCGCTGTATCACCATGACGAGTTGAGCAAGACGCCGGCCGCCAAGTCGATTCCGGTGCTGGTGCGGCCGAGCACGCCAGGCGCTGCCGGGTCGGCGATCCAGGGAATGTAG
- a CDS encoding carbohydrate ABC transporter permease translates to MSASANRMRGGMAALPFIAPAALFFSVFVLWPIADSIWVSLHDWDGIHRMRWVGLGNYTELFGDDVFYTALVNNIWWLLSYMLAPVFGLAMALFLNQSIAGMRLYKSLFFFPFVISQVVVGLVFSWFFNGDFGLLNLGLHAIGLHGVSLLGNANWATPSVIVAGLWPQTAYCMILYLTGLTAVNGEIVEAARMDGARGWNMLWNIIIPQLRPATFIAVVVSVVGALRSFDLVSIMTKGGPYDSSAVLAYYMYEQTFLSFRYGYGAAIAVVLFAIMDIYIAIFLVIMLRQERR, encoded by the coding sequence ATGTCGGCCTCCGCCAATCGCATGCGTGGCGGGATGGCGGCGCTGCCGTTCATCGCGCCCGCCGCGTTGTTCTTCTCGGTGTTCGTGCTCTGGCCGATCGCCGACAGCATCTGGGTGTCGTTGCACGACTGGGACGGTATCCACCGCATGCGCTGGGTCGGGCTCGGGAACTATACCGAGCTGTTCGGCGACGATGTGTTCTATACCGCCCTGGTCAACAACATCTGGTGGTTGTTGTCCTACATGCTGGCTCCGGTATTCGGGCTGGCGATGGCGTTGTTCCTCAACCAGAGCATCGCGGGTATGCGGCTCTACAAGTCCCTGTTCTTCTTCCCGTTCGTGATTTCCCAGGTCGTGGTCGGGCTGGTGTTTTCGTGGTTCTTCAACGGCGATTTCGGGCTGCTGAACCTGGGCCTGCATGCGATCGGCCTGCACGGCGTATCGCTGCTGGGCAACGCCAACTGGGCGACGCCGTCCGTCATCGTCGCCGGTCTCTGGCCGCAGACCGCATACTGCATGATCCTGTATCTGACAGGCCTGACGGCGGTGAACGGCGAGATCGTCGAAGCCGCCCGCATGGATGGGGCGCGTGGCTGGAACATGCTCTGGAACATCATCATCCCGCAGTTGCGGCCGGCAACCTTCATTGCCGTCGTCGTCTCGGTGGTCGGTGCGTTGCGGTCGTTCGACCTGGTGTCGATCATGACCAAGGGCGGTCCGTACGACAGCTCCGCCGTGCTCGCCTACTACATGTACGAGCAGACCTTCCTGTCGTTCCGCTACGGCTACGGGGCGGCCATCGCCGTCGTGCTGTTCGCGATCATGGATATCTATATCGCCATCTTCCTGGTCATCATGCTTCGGCAGGAGCGGCGCTGA
- a CDS encoding S-(hydroxymethyl)glutathione dehydrogenase/class III alcohol dehydrogenase yields the protein MDVRAAVAFEAGKPLEIETIQLEGPREGEVLVEIKATGLCHTDKYTLSGADPEGLFPAILGHEGAGVVVEVGPGVTSLKAGDHVIPLYTPECRNCKSCLSRKTNLCTRIRATQGRGVMPDGSSRFSYKGQPILHYMGCSTFANYTVLPEIALAKVREDAPFDKICYIGCGVTTGIGAVLFTAKVEPGSSVVVFGLGGIGLNVIQGARMVGATQIVGVDINPGREAMARQFGMTDFVNPKDLGENGDVVGHLVELTGGGADYSFECVGNPTLMRQALECSHRGWGVSTIIGVASAGQEISTRPFQLVTGRRWIGSAFGGARGRTDVPKIVEWYMDGKISIDPLITHHLKLEQINEGFDLMTRGESIRSVVMY from the coding sequence ATGGACGTTCGCGCGGCAGTAGCATTCGAGGCCGGCAAGCCTCTCGAAATCGAGACGATCCAGCTCGAGGGACCACGCGAGGGCGAGGTACTCGTCGAGATCAAGGCGACCGGCCTGTGCCACACCGACAAATACACCCTGTCGGGCGCCGATCCGGAAGGCCTGTTCCCGGCGATCCTGGGCCATGAAGGCGCAGGCGTGGTGGTCGAGGTCGGGCCCGGCGTCACCAGCCTGAAGGCAGGCGACCACGTGATCCCGCTCTACACGCCGGAATGCCGCAACTGCAAAAGCTGCCTGTCCCGCAAGACCAACCTGTGCACCCGGATCCGCGCGACCCAGGGCAGGGGCGTCATGCCGGACGGCAGCTCGCGCTTCTCGTACAAGGGCCAGCCGATCCTGCACTACATGGGCTGCTCGACCTTCGCGAACTACACGGTGCTGCCCGAGATCGCACTGGCGAAGGTCCGCGAGGACGCCCCGTTCGACAAGATCTGCTACATCGGCTGCGGCGTCACCACCGGCATCGGCGCGGTGCTGTTCACCGCCAAGGTGGAGCCCGGATCGTCGGTCGTGGTGTTCGGTCTGGGCGGCATCGGCCTGAACGTGATCCAGGGTGCCCGCATGGTCGGCGCGACCCAGATCGTCGGTGTCGACATCAATCCCGGCCGCGAGGCGATGGCGCGGCAGTTCGGCATGACCGACTTCGTGAACCCGAAGGATCTCGGCGAGAACGGCGACGTGGTCGGCCATCTGGTCGAGCTCACCGGCGGCGGCGCCGACTACAGCTTCGAGTGCGTCGGCAACCCGACCCTGATGCGCCAGGCGCTGGAGTGCAGCCATCGCGGCTGGGGCGTGTCCACCATCATCGGCGTGGCCTCGGCGGGACAGGAGATCTCGACCCGCCCGTTCCAACTGGTCACCGGCCGCCGCTGGATCGGCTCGGCGTTCGGCGGCGCCCGTGGGCGCACCGACGTGCCGAAGATCGTGGAGTGGTACATGGACGGCAAGATCAGCATCGATCCGCTGATCACCCATCACCTGAAGCTCGAGCAGATCAACGAGGGCTTCGACCTGATGACCCGCGGCGAGAGCATCCGCAGCGTGGTGATGTACTGA
- a CDS encoding carbohydrate ABC transporter permease: protein MFPRPIQTASPGARALYRVALPVSLIIWLLPLLAIFLTSARTAQDLAQGNYWGWPHGTNLFGNYAAVFTSSPMGRYLLNSIEITLPAVAGTLVLSTLAGFGLAKFRFRASSFVLAIFIAGNFVPFQILMIPVRDLMIHVFPLYNTIWALIVFHSAFQTGFCTLFMRNFMREIPDSLLEAARMDGAGSFRIFWLIVLPLVRPALAALAVLEFTFIWNDYFWALVLVQSDSARPITAGLQALQGMWLASWQLMSAGAIVAATPSVVVFFLMQRHFISGLTLGSVKE from the coding sequence ATGTTTCCCCGCCCGATCCAGACCGCTTCTCCGGGCGCACGGGCGCTGTATCGCGTGGCACTGCCGGTCAGCCTGATCATCTGGCTGCTGCCGCTGCTGGCGATCTTCCTGACCTCGGCCCGCACCGCGCAGGATCTCGCCCAAGGCAACTACTGGGGATGGCCGCACGGCACCAACCTGTTCGGCAACTACGCGGCGGTCTTCACGTCCTCGCCGATGGGCCGCTACCTGCTCAACTCGATCGAAATCACCTTGCCCGCGGTGGCCGGAACGCTGGTGCTGTCGACGCTGGCGGGGTTCGGGCTTGCGAAGTTCCGTTTCCGCGCCAGCAGCTTCGTCCTGGCGATCTTCATCGCCGGCAATTTCGTGCCGTTCCAGATCCTGATGATCCCGGTGCGGGACCTGATGATCCACGTGTTCCCGCTCTACAACACGATCTGGGCGCTGATCGTGTTCCACTCGGCGTTCCAGACCGGGTTCTGTACGCTGTTCATGCGCAACTTCATGCGCGAGATTCCCGACTCCCTGCTCGAAGCGGCCCGCATGGACGGGGCGGGAAGTTTCAGGATCTTCTGGCTGATCGTGTTGCCGCTGGTCCGTCCGGCCCTGGCGGCCCTGGCCGTGCTGGAATTCACGTTCATCTGGAATGATTATTTCTGGGCGCTGGTACTGGTGCAATCCGACAGCGCCCGCCCGATTACCGCCGGGCTGCAGGCCTTGCAGGGCATGTGGCTGGCCTCATGGCAGTTGATGTCGGCCGGCGCGATCGTCGCGGCAACCCCGTCGGTCGTGGTGTTCTTCCTGATGCAGCGGCACTTTATTTCCGGATTGACCTTGGGATCGGTGAAGGAATGA
- a CDS encoding ABC transporter substrate-binding protein encodes MSRTSWVVRFLMGALALAPVAARADSITVNTDQSDPQPKAAFQEVVKRFEAANPGTHVVLNVYDHEAYKQSIRNWLTSAPPDVVLWYTGVRLRQFVQPGLLADVSALWTPAMKEAFGPTAVALVTDNGKQYAVPYTQYQYGIYYRGDLFQKAGIGPIATWDDLLGACDKLNAIGVAPIDIGSKDLWPTAAWFDYLDLRINGYASHMQLMSGKMSYLDPKVRDVFAHWKQLIDRKCFVPNHAELSMQESQALLFQGRAGMMLLGNFITANFSPEMEKVMQYAPFPSITPGVARAEDAPMDSVAVPQGAVNKAGAMKFVAFMMQPDIQEMINRYEKQIPANTQAKLVDDRFLVDGRKLLQATPDHSQFFDRDTDEALATLAMKRFQEFMIKPDRLDRILADIDRARLRIYAPAN; translated from the coding sequence ATGTCCAGGACTTCCTGGGTCGTCCGCTTCCTGATGGGAGCGCTCGCCCTGGCGCCGGTTGCCGCGCGCGCCGATAGCATTACCGTCAACACCGATCAGTCCGACCCACAGCCCAAGGCAGCCTTCCAGGAAGTGGTGAAACGCTTCGAGGCCGCCAACCCGGGCACCCACGTCGTACTCAACGTCTATGACCACGAGGCCTACAAGCAGTCGATCCGGAACTGGCTGACATCGGCACCGCCCGACGTGGTGCTCTGGTACACAGGCGTTCGGCTTCGCCAGTTCGTGCAGCCCGGCCTGCTCGCCGACGTGAGTGCGTTGTGGACGCCGGCGATGAAGGAGGCGTTCGGTCCCACCGCGGTGGCACTCGTGACCGACAACGGCAAGCAGTATGCGGTGCCCTACACCCAGTATCAGTATGGAATTTATTATCGCGGCGACCTGTTTCAGAAGGCCGGCATCGGTCCGATCGCCACCTGGGACGATCTGCTCGGCGCCTGCGACAAGCTGAACGCGATCGGCGTGGCCCCGATCGACATCGGCTCCAAGGATCTGTGGCCGACCGCCGCCTGGTTCGATTATCTCGACCTTCGGATCAACGGCTATGCCTCGCACATGCAGCTGATGTCCGGGAAGATGTCCTACCTCGACCCAAAAGTGCGGGATGTGTTCGCGCACTGGAAGCAGCTTATCGACCGTAAGTGCTTCGTACCCAATCATGCCGAACTCAGCATGCAGGAAAGCCAGGCGCTGCTGTTCCAGGGTCGCGCCGGAATGATGCTGCTGGGCAATTTCATCACCGCCAACTTCTCGCCGGAGATGGAAAAGGTGATGCAGTACGCGCCGTTCCCCAGCATCACCCCCGGCGTTGCCCGGGCGGAGGACGCACCAATGGATTCCGTGGCCGTCCCGCAGGGGGCGGTCAACAAGGCAGGCGCGATGAAGTTCGTCGCCTTCATGATGCAGCCCGACATCCAGGAGATGATCAACCGCTACGAGAAACAGATCCCGGCCAATACGCAAGCCAAGCTGGTCGATGATCGTTTTCTGGTCGACGGGCGCAAGCTGCTCCAGGCAACGCCCGATCATTCGCAGTTCTTCGATCGCGATACCGACGAGGCGTTGGCGACACTGGCGATGAAGCGCTTCCAGGAGTTCATGATCAAGCCGGACAGGCTGGACCGCATCCTCGCCGATATCGACCGGGCGCGTCTGCGCATCTACGCGCCGGCCAACTGA
- a CDS encoding FAD-dependent oxidoreductase — protein sequence MRDTLAIIGAGLAGLTLARTLHRYGIEATIYEAELSPVAREQGGLLDIHEHNGQLALKATGLYDAFLRLVRLGEDAKRVVNKDGVILFDKAGDRSPRCPEVDRGELRAMLIASLPDTAIRWDHKVTYLTRTAEGRHEVGFANGTRTAIDLLVGADGAWSKVRPLLSDSKPVYSGTCFIEIALAAGDARNAESVAAIGTGTLMAAAPGKGIIAHRSADGSVAGYVALNEQEEWIRSIDFSDAPAALDFIAQKFSGWAPHLIRFITGSVADPTIRPIYALPVGHEWKRKVGLTLVGDAAHLMSPFAGEGANLAMYDGAELARAIIDNPDDMNASLSAYEDSLFPRSREAARMSAQNLKLFFGNDAPGSLVNLFGSFAASDT from the coding sequence ATGCGAGACACCCTTGCGATTATCGGTGCCGGCCTTGCTGGCCTGACGCTTGCCCGTACCCTGCATCGCTACGGGATCGAAGCGACAATCTACGAGGCCGAGCTGTCGCCGGTCGCCAGGGAGCAGGGAGGCCTGCTCGATATACACGAGCATAACGGCCAGCTCGCGCTCAAGGCGACCGGTCTGTATGATGCATTTCTGCGTCTTGTTCGGCTCGGCGAAGATGCAAAGCGCGTCGTAAACAAGGATGGGGTTATCTTGTTCGACAAGGCGGGGGACCGCTCGCCCAGGTGCCCAGAGGTCGATCGGGGTGAGCTTCGCGCGATGCTGATTGCCTCGCTTCCGGATACCGCGATCCGTTGGGATCACAAGGTCACGTACCTGACGCGGACTGCAGAAGGGCGCCACGAGGTCGGCTTCGCCAACGGGACCCGGACGGCGATTGATCTGCTCGTCGGAGCTGACGGCGCCTGGTCAAAAGTCCGCCCACTCCTTTCCGATTCCAAGCCGGTTTATTCAGGCACTTGCTTCATCGAGATCGCGCTAGCCGCCGGGGACGCGCGCAATGCGGAAAGCGTGGCGGCGATCGGAACCGGCACCCTCATGGCAGCGGCGCCGGGCAAGGGTATCATCGCGCATCGCAGCGCCGATGGCAGCGTCGCGGGATATGTCGCGTTGAACGAGCAGGAAGAATGGATCAGGTCCATAGACTTCAGCGATGCTCCCGCAGCCTTGGATTTCATCGCCCAGAAGTTCTCCGGCTGGGCGCCGCATCTTATCAGGTTCATCACCGGCAGCGTTGCCGATCCGACGATCCGCCCGATCTATGCGCTGCCGGTCGGGCATGAGTGGAAGCGAAAGGTCGGCCTGACCTTGGTCGGCGACGCGGCACACCTCATGTCCCCATTCGCGGGTGAGGGCGCCAACCTAGCCATGTATGACGGCGCGGAACTCGCCCGGGCGATTATCGACAATCCTGATGACATGAACGCGTCCTTGTCCGCGTATGAGGACTCCCTGTTCCCGCGAAGCCGTGAGGCGGCACGTATGTCGGCGCAGAACCTGAAGTTGTTCTTCGGTAACGACGCCCCGGGGAGCTTGGTCAATCTATTCGGCAGCTTTGCAGCATCTGACACATGA
- the fghA gene encoding S-formylglutathione hydrolase has protein sequence MQTRSAQRCFGGNLGFHSHVSEALGGLDARFGVFVPDGVDAASPAPALYALAGLTCNEETFATKSAVLRLAADHRLVMVFPDTSPRGAGIPGEDADWDFGTGAGFYLDATEAPWSAHYCMGSYVNDELPTLVEANFPVRPDRRGIMGHSMGGYGALALGLSDPTRWHSVSAFAPICHPSDVPWGRKAFSAYLGPDRASWAAHDPTLLLRAGKVHPTTLLVDQGEADQFLDEQLRPDRLEQAAAEAGQSLTLRRHAGYDHSYWFIQSFIADHIEHHSRLL, from the coding sequence ATGCAGACCCGGTCGGCCCAGCGCTGTTTCGGCGGTAATCTCGGCTTCCACAGCCACGTGTCCGAGGCGCTTGGCGGCCTGGATGCGCGTTTCGGCGTTTTCGTGCCGGATGGCGTCGATGCCGCGTCGCCGGCGCCTGCGCTGTATGCGCTGGCCGGCCTGACCTGCAACGAGGAGACCTTCGCCACCAAGTCCGCCGTGCTGCGGCTCGCGGCGGACCATCGGCTGGTCATGGTGTTCCCCGACACCAGCCCGCGCGGCGCCGGCATCCCGGGCGAGGATGCCGACTGGGATTTCGGCACCGGCGCCGGCTTCTACCTGGACGCGACCGAGGCGCCCTGGTCGGCACATTACTGCATGGGCAGCTACGTCAACGACGAGCTGCCGACGCTGGTCGAGGCCAACTTCCCGGTGCGTCCCGATCGGCGCGGCATCATGGGTCATTCGATGGGCGGCTACGGCGCTCTGGCGCTGGGCCTGTCCGATCCCACTCGCTGGCACTCGGTCTCGGCCTTCGCGCCGATCTGCCACCCCAGCGACGTTCCCTGGGGCCGAAAGGCGTTCTCGGCCTATCTCGGCCCGGATCGGGCCAGCTGGGCTGCGCACGACCCGACGCTGCTGCTCCGCGCCGGCAAGGTGCATCCGACGACGCTGCTGGTCGACCAGGGCGAGGCGGACCAGTTCCTCGACGAGCAGCTTCGTCCGGATCGCCTTGAGCAGGCGGCTGCGGAGGCCGGCCAGTCGCTGACCCTGCGCCGCCACGCCGGCTACGACCATTCATACTGGTTCATCCAGAGCTTTATCGCCGACCATATCGAGCACCATTCCCGGCTTCTCTGA